The Paraburkholderia sp. PREW-6R genomic interval TGACTTCGGCTGGTCTTTGGCGATTGGTGCGAAATAGCGCCGATGGCTGGGAAATCGTTAAAAGGAAACGATCTCTGATTTCCAGCCGCTCGTGAAGCGATAACATGGATTGGCTGCCTGACGACCATTACAGATTGCGTGCCGCCTCAAACCGGTCCAATTCTCCCAACAGGTCCTTGATCTGAAAGGTCTGCATCTGCGTTAGCGGAAATTCTTCCTGTATGCGCTGTAGCCTTTTACGCCAGTAATCCGGCGGAATCACCGGCTGTCCCCTGAATGCTTTTAGAGAAGGCACCATCACCCGGGCGACGTGCGCTATATCATCATCCATTGTCATTTGTTAACCCCCGTGAGCCCTCGGTCTTTAATTCTCATTGTTATACAGTGCGTCAGGGTGAAGCGAGTTGGAGTCAGTCCAGGTCAGCGACGCTAATATTAAAAAATCAGCGTCGTGTGGTCAAGGAATTAAAAAGATAATCGTCGCACTGCGGCATCGATATGGCTTTGGGTAATCTAAAGCATAGCGACCGTGCGGCGATCCGGTTATTTCATTGTCAGCGCGTTGTCGAGCGATAGCCTGCTCACACCAGCTTATCGGGAGTATGCGCGATGGCAAGGCCTCAGCCCTTCATCACCGATCCCAGACCTCATCCGGTAAGGGCAAACCGGCAAGATCTTCCGACGTTAGCGGACGATCCACCTTCACCCCTTCGCTTTCAAGCATCAACATGACCTGCCTCGTATGTTGCGCGCTATGCCAGGCAGTCCGTTCAAGTACTTCATGCATCGGACGTCGGCCGTAATAAGTCGGCACGTCGTAAGCAAGCGAACGATCTGTTTCGCCATCCCACCACTCGCGTAAGCGCGCCCTGACGCTCTGTCCCCAGACCGCGATCTCTTCCGGTCCCCACTCGGCGGGCGGCACCTCATCGAAACCCTCAAATCGCAGCTCCGTCTGCTGTGCCGCTTGAATACCCATCTCCGCCACACGGAAGACATGAAAGGTCAGCCCGGCCGGCGTGCGGTTCCGGTTCCTGAACGGCTGTGTAAATGCAGGACCGCTGAATTGCCGTGCGTAGCGCGCGTTGGATTCGAGGACAAGCTCAAGGCGTTGGACCAGCTCGGTAGGGGACAAAGGCTCCATGGCCTTCGTCTTCAGATCGAGGAACTTGATGACGTCATTGATCGTTTGACAGAAGGTGTATTTCCCGCCGAGCGCCACCACCGGCACGCTGCGTGCGCCGAGCGCTGCGAGTTGCTCGCGGCCGTCGGGATCGTTGTGCACGTCGATCGATTCAAATTCAATTCCCTGTTTGGTCAGAAACTCTTTCGTGCGCAGACACGACGAGCAGCCGGGCTGCCAGAACACTTTGATCTTTGCATGGGTCGCGGTTTGCATGGCGTTCTCCTCCAGACGGTTCGCCTCGGACGGGGCGGGGGTTCATGTCATTGTTCCCCCGCCGCACGTCGACGCAAAGCAGTGCTTGACCATGCCGTCATCGCGAACGACGATGGCAGGATGGACGCGCAATGTTCGAACCTCAGTGAGACAGCATGGCCACTCTCGATCCGCTTTCACTCCGGCTCTTTATCAGCGTCGCAGAGGCCGGTACGATCGCCGCGGCCGCGGAGCGTGAGCATATTGCTGCGGCAGCAATCAGTAAGCGAATCAGCGAGATTGAAGCGCAACTTGGCATCGCGCTTTTGCGGCGCACCAATAAAGGCGTCGAGGCAACGGCCGCCGGCCAGCGTCTCGTTGCATTGGCCCATCGTGCACTGCATGAACTGGACGACATTGCCGTGCACATGCGCGATTACGCGAGCGGCGTGAGCGGTCTGATCCGGCTTGGGGCAAACGTGTCGTCGGTCGTGCAATTCCTGCCACGAGAGATTCAGTCGTTTGCGCGCCAATATCCACGTATTCACATTCAGCTCGAAGAGAAGTCGAGTATCGGCGTGGTGAAGGCCGTCGCCGAAAATGCGGTGGATATCGGCATCTTCACGTCCGTGCCGCACGGCTACGATGTGCAGACCTTCCCTTACCATCATGACCGTCTGGCGCTCGTCATACCGCCAGATCAAGCGCTGGCGAGACATCAGTGCGTTGCTTTCGCCGATACGCTCGATTTCGAGTATGTCGGCCTGCCTCCTGA includes:
- a CDS encoding LysR substrate-binding domain-containing protein, producing MATLDPLSLRLFISVAEAGTIAAAAEREHIAAAAISKRISEIEAQLGIALLRRTNKGVEATAAGQRLVALAHRALHELDDIAVHMRDYASGVSGLIRLGANVSSVVQFLPREIQSFARQYPRIHIQLEEKSSIGVVKAVAENAVDIGIFTSVPHGYDVQTFPYHHDRLALVIPPDQALARHQCVAFADTLDFEYVGLPPDTAISQQLTRAAHEHARSVNLRIQVTGYDAQCLMIAAGLGLGVMPHAVAQHQAQTLGLSVVSLTDAWAERELLLAVRSLAALPVACSLLVAHLRRG
- a CDS encoding glutaredoxin domain-containing protein; this translates as MQTATHAKIKVFWQPGCSSCLRTKEFLTKQGIEFESIDVHNDPDGREQLAALGARSVPVVALGGKYTFCQTINDVIKFLDLKTKAMEPLSPTELVQRLELVLESNARYARQFSGPAFTQPFRNRNRTPAGLTFHVFRVAEMGIQAAQQTELRFEGFDEVPPAEWGPEEIAVWGQSVRARLREWWDGETDRSLAYDVPTYYGRRPMHEVLERTAWHSAQHTRQVMLMLESEGVKVDRPLTSEDLAGLPLPDEVWDR